The window aaaaacaatacttCAAAAGGCAAGATCAAAAGTTGATACAGCTCCAACTGATGGCTGATTTTACATgagcattattttatatacacaagactgttcaattattattaaaaataatcacctGACAATCAATTGtgtcaatgataataatgtgagattattaaatataaataaaaaagataaaaattggTACAGATATTACagtactaaaatttatttatgtattattttataatttttattttcttcttcaagctgtaaaattattttattaaattgtttaaaaattaattttaatttaatgattgtttttttattaacttgacTAAAGCCAAAcgtaaaaagaaaatcattagaaaattgaggaaataattaatttaattattcaggTTTTAAGTaagtatttgtaaataaaattaaacaaagaaaataataaaaagctgtATGTAAAGACATTTatcaaatgtaaatattatttatttattttttaaaatcatcagtTAATAATTGACtgattaatgatgatgaattttaacAACACACTTGTTGATTAATAACTCAACAGCCAGATAAcatttttcgaaaatatatCAAGGATAATTTTCATCTCTGCAACtcctgtaaattatttaattagtaatattaataaatataattaatatgcaattatgaattttttgtttttttttcaacttgattagaaaacaataattatgcattattttatttattttttttttatttgaagcaTACATTTTAACAGACACAAATggatgtttaatttaattgcatTACGacatcttattttattttttattttttgtttttatattccattcattcaattgattattttttaaatttacttatttcttttgttatgcattatttatttttgtcaatgtTAATTACTCAGcataaatttgttataaataagcatttatttattattattttctcctcaccattttgttgtatttttaatttttttttaataattattttgctgCATGTCCATGGTTCATTAtagtgaaatatttattatttataactattACCCAAATCATGACACTCTGACCCATTTGGAACCTTTGATTTACTTAATTAGCTTTCTCAATTTTATTCGATGATATCATTTGCTCTgttagagctttttttatttttcatatttatttgattatataaaattttcgtaGAAAAAAGCTTGgatacaattattttagatgcgtttcttttttaaattaatttgggGACATTAATTGTGATGCATGCATGTTTATAGTGAAAAACCCACAATAATTATCactttaattttgaaatatctaaATGATCAACTCACATAAATAATATCAGTAATCAAACACttgcatttatttaaaattgctaACCTTTTTTCGATTGAActgaaaattattgatgaaataaatattactacaaaccatacaaaaaaatagaccaataatttttcaataatgaatttaaatataaataaacacagTGATTGATTAACtgcttatattattattttaaaaatgaatataataaattatttaaacacttATTAATTATACgaaagataattaattattaaaattaagaaattatattcattttttttttttaaatttaaaagcatAAAATTTACACGTTTATTTACTTTCACAATGAATCATAATTACAattcatgaatttaataaaatacgttACAAACAGAACATAATaagatttttcataatttatcaataaaattttttttaaacaataaaacaaaaataataataacgtatttaaattattaagaatTGCAACAATGTccatacatatattatttgttttttttttttttatcattgcaaaactttaaattattattcagtttatttatttatttttatactgatTTGTAAAGATCAATGCAATAATATTACTtaaatcaataagaaaaataataattaagtaattaataatttgtgcgttttatttttcttttttttttcttgttgatatacgtaataatttttgaatattcaagcatataatttacgtttaatttattaatatatatatttttttttaaactcccccaatttttagtataaacataccaataaaaattatgtgtgATGGTTTAAATATAaccattgttaaaaataaaatgtttcattattttcataaagtaaaattatttataaataaattaaacaaataaatgaatgaataaaattaatttataggctaattatattattgaataattaaatgaattaatgaattattattaatgccattaaaatgaatttatatataattaaaaaattaatattacaattgaattaaatttgaaattgttttaagtttatttattcaattgttatatttatttttaatttacataaaatcaatttaacatATTATTAGTATTGAACCAATGATTAATTTCTTTTGTCAAatgaaatttgtaaatattatttggaaATTGTCTGCCCttttattcatgaatattattatttttttttttttgttcccaATTACCTTTTTAGACATGGGATATTTCCTGAGAGgacaaattatattaaatacaataaaaattttatcttgttaattataaatatcaagtttataaaatagctgctcaattttaaatttttaattaatcaacttaataaagataaaaaaattattataaatatttcattttgttttaagcTTGCCTTttttgcaatatatatttgttgatatttgtttttatttatttatatatttttacgcatcttgatatatatattttattaaatcttaatgattaatatttgGTGAATAGCGAGAATAAGTGAAAATGatgcaaataataaatgagGCGATGAAAGGGAAcgttgagtttttttttgttttatattatgatACGtggttgattttatttaataattattatttcctttttcgctaccaatttgaattaaataaccCTGGGGTAAAGCATATATGAACTTaggttgataattaatttaccaaaaacCGCCAGCACTGCGACCACCTGGTGGATTATTAACACGAATACAGGCTCTTCGAGTTTCATCAACATCCTctggataataaaataaaaattacataaataaatagatgttgtaaagttaatttttgttattaaaaaaaaacaattacttaCCGCTAATAGAGAAAGTTGAATCTTGAAGATTTCGTTGACCTTCAAGACGTGGACCTTTTGCTGATGGTGTAACAACAGCTGATTCAGGAAGTGTTGGTGTACATGATACCTGAGATAATCTTGGTTTTTGAATATGATGATTACcatttgtttgatttatttgtaatactCTTGCTGCTGATGCTGCTAATTTAGCTGCTTCACGAGCTTTGGCTATTGCTAAATCTTCATCAGCATAtcttttttcatcttcaagtGTTCTAGCAACACCTCGTGGTCTCTTAAATTagcataaaattaattaaattaatattaaatttatattaaacaaaataattatatccaGCTTAAggtaaaaatactttttctcTTTGTTCAATTTTGTCATAAACATAAGGAGGAAATATTGGAGTTTCCACAAATCTTCCATATCCATGAACAGCTTTAACATCACTGTCATCAAGACAAACACGACCATTGACAATAACATATTCTGGAGTTCCACTAACTTCCATTccctttttaaaaaataattattattaaatgttaaatataagTTATACAAAACAaggatatttatttacctcaaatatattaaaatcaacagCTTGAACATGTGTTTCAGCagatataactttttttctatttggaTCAAATATAACAATATCAGCATCAGAACCAAGAGCAATAACACCTTTTCTtggatataaattaaatatttttgcagCATTTGTACTTGTTACTGCGACAAATCTTGTTGGATCCATTATACCAGAATGAACACCTTTTTCCCATACAACAGACATTCTATCCTCAACACCATTAACTCCATTTggtattttagaaaaatcatCTTTTCCTAAAGCTTTTTGATCAGCATTAAATGTACAATTGTCACTTCCAGTACACTGAAGACCATctctatttataaaataaaaataatacaaattatacaatattaaattgagcAAGACTTGAGACTTtgagtttataatatttatatcaattacataatttgaattttttatttatttatttatcaattgacatGTTGCatcaaatttatgatttattcaGTTTTTCTTTCAACTTGATAAgtctaaatataaatatatatatttcagggACATAAATCAGTATGTTAGTAAGTAAATAACCGAGAAGCACGCTCTCACTTGTAATAAAATACACTTCCTGTTTAGTTTGAATTATATACTATTTCCTCACAACTTAAATAATAcacttatttataaaaaaaaaagtaaatatacatttttatattaatcaaatgaaaattcaacacTTTCCAAAAACCATAATTGGAATTATCGtgaaaattagaaattgattaaatttttattttttatattttcatatttaaacaAGTTTCCAATttgagttataaaaaataaaaaaattttgatttttatcacCTACTTTCCAACAACATTtacaatacatatattattcatcattttattacattaatattaaattaaattgtagtatatatttattttttgattgatatACGTGATTGTctatttgttgattaaatcGTTACTTACTCGTTGAGTTTTTCAATCAAGTATGCGGGTGTTGTTGAATCCGGTCTTAGTGGTGGATTCGTGACAAACCGACATGCCTTGTTTATGTCTTTTCCATACAATTCACTACCATCAATGCCAATACTGGCAGCAATTGGTTGACCAAATACAACACCACCATTATCATGTCTCGCGGATATCACGTCTGCTGCGGATTTACTCATCACCGGTCCAATAAACAACGGACAGTTCacctgataatttttttattttttcttcatttatacATTTCAACATTCATTCGTACATTCAATAGCTTTACTAATTAAATAAGGAAGAAAGTAGACTCGtgcaatttacaaataattcatgcaaaaaaatagttactacttttttctttttgtgtgTGCGTGTagatacaataaattatttaaaagaaaaactgaataataaataaaatcatgcaacattatttttattaagtgcgataataaaatatgtgaCAACAgtcaatgtttaaaaatatataaataaatgattatctTGAGAAATTCAATGTGACAAAGTTTGTTGATTTACAAAactggttgaaaaaaaataaaaaaaaaataagaaaaaagcaAAGAGAAATCGTTAAACGAGATTGTTCATGTTGCGGAATTGCTCGACGCTTCTTCTGACCTAAAAGAAGATaccgacaattttttttttattattgagacGATTCAAGAAGCCTCAATGATCAATTAATCCACATCAATTCTCATGattgagataaaataaaaaaaaaaaaaaagttaaataggTATatatgcagaaaaaaaattaaataaataataacaatgataaaaaaataataaaaaaactcaaacAAGTTCCCATGAACTTGGAGTTGATGATCTTGAACTTATTcctctcctttttttttattatttattgttgatagttttattatcattttgtctagtttttttttttttgttttgtataatTTGTCTTTTTGATGAAGGACAATTGACACTCACGTGGCAAGTTTATTCATAAGTTCACGTGGTGTATTTTCATCTGGTCGTAATGGTGGACTAAGTACATGTCCAGCAGCATGTCTCCAACAGCTATGATTACATTTTGTACCATCAGTACCCAAGGCCGCAGCAAGTGTCTCTCCCCAAACACAAACCCCCCGTTTCCTGGCTGATTCAATAACTTCCGCAGCACTACGACTCATTACATGCACTACGTATAATGGACAGCAAACCTGTGCCCATATATTAActagtgttttttttaaacgtgCAAATAGATAGatgaacaatatttatttccaattggTCCAATCAATGTcacataaaatatacatttaatttttaatcaataatcatTTGTGTTTGTTGGCCGTATCATCACAACTCGTGGGGCTTTATCAACatcagaatataaaaataataattccaaggcaataattgaataaaaaattattttcatcatttaataaatatattatctgtatttataaaattaatttaattatcatatttggATTTTAATggaattttacttttattttttttctgtatataattttttgttcaaataagTTACCACAATTCCATggattgttaattaaataaaataagatttaattttttatggagtgaaaataaaatgcatgttTTCATCATTTCAATTaggttttatataaaaataaaaaacaagaattgTAACTGAGAATGTGAGTTAAAGTAAATTGTGTGTAAAAGCttgaagttatttttttttttgatgctgatttaaaaaaaaaattatatggttGTATGCATTGTACTGTCTAGTTATTTTAGAATGATTTTTCACTGACATCCGGTCGTTATTCTTCAACACCCTGACACTACTGTCGgcgtatttttatttcgatcaaacttgattattatatattatttttttgtgacatTGACTGtacaaatattgttaaataaattacattccATTTGATAGCTTTACAAATAAACTAACATTCTTAgataaagaataataataataaattgaaaaattatatatagaaaaataattcatgcttgaagaaaattaaattattagaataatttttttacctgaTTGGCAATAACACAAGCTCTATTTGTAGCTTCTGCTTCAACTTCTTCAGGACGTGATAATTCATGGCCTTCAGGACCAGTTACTCCAgcatcaagaagttttttagtattctaaaaattcatacaataaaattatttttaaataatatatatacaaagtagtaaaataaataaattattgtattttttaccaTAGCAATAATATCACCATTTTCAGCATGAACCATTGCAACAGCACCAAGATTTTTGCAGACAGTGAATGCTTCAATAAGTTCTGAATCTTTAAGCATGAAGAGATCTTTGTATGCCATAAACATCTTGAAACTGTTGATACCGTGTTCTTGAACAAGTATTGCCATTTCTTCTTTTAcctgaacaaaaaaaaattaataattatatttgttactttttttttttctctacatcATTGATGAgaaatttatcttgaaattaataacaacatttttatataaattttctttaaattgtaatggttttttaaatatttcttttcacTCATTTTCCAGTTgtagattatatttttttttgttcaacatTATGCATTTGATCTGCTTCAACGAAGCAAAACAGAGAATGATAGTTGATTGCTATCACCTCTTTTTTACTAGGTAAAGTGGCTTATGATGTtagcattgaaaaaaaaaatatatccaagAAAAGTAAAcatctttttgaaaaataaaacatttaataaataaaaagtaatttaattgatctgtatattttaaaagaaaaacaattataaaaaaaaagaagaaattaaagaaaataaaaacaaattaaattaaattaaaagtccataaaaagaaataaaaaaaatttaaattaattatggcaattatgatgatataaataaaatgaatgtaATAAATACGGGacttaattgttaattaaaatgtgggaattatttataaataaaaacaatgaggCATATCTTGACTGATTTCTATGATGAAtcttaaaaagaaaaattagaattaaaaaataatttataattttaaatgccAGAAAATCccatgatttttataatgcaagcatgtaaattttttttcaatgcatttgatggaaaaaaaaaaaaaagttagacACTGTATTACTTAGTCACCTTTTAGCTTCAACATCCGGAGTTTTGTTACGTTCCAGTGACCCAATTTTCAAACTaccaatcaattaattataatttaaaaaaaaaaaataaataaaaatcattcaatcaatttagaaaaataattattaattatataattaaaaaaaaaaaaagataaaaaattatt is drawn from Aphidius gifuensis isolate YNYX2018 linkage group LG3, ASM1490517v1, whole genome shotgun sequence and contains these coding sequences:
- the LOC122852928 gene encoding dihydropyrimidinase isoform X1, producing MSTPVKKVPIHLQSAQNRLLIKNGKVVNEDGMIDSDVYIEDGIIKQLGRNLIIPGGTRTIDARGKYVMPGGIDPHTHFELELMGAKSVDDFYQGTKAAVAGGTTMIMDFVIPYKDETLLEAYDRYRTTADEKVCCDYGLHVAITSWNPKVKEEMAILVQEHGINSFKMFMAYKDLFMLKDSELIEAFTVCKNLGAVAMVHAENGDIIAMNTKKLLDAGVTGPEGHELSRPEEVEAEATNRACVIANQVNCPLFIGPVMSKSAADVISARHDNGGVVFGQPIAASIGIDGSELYGKDINKACRFVTNPPLRPDSTTPAYLIEKLNEDGLQCTGSDNCTFNADQKALGKDDFSKIPNGVNGVEDRMSVVWEKGVHSGIMDPTRFVAVTSTNAAKIFNLYPRKGVIALGSDADIVIFDPNRKKVISAETHVQAVDFNIFEGMEVSGTPEYVIVNGRVCLDDSDVKAVHGYGRFVETPIFPPYVYDKIEQREKRPRGVARTLEDEKRYADEDLAIAKAREAAKLAASAARVLQINQTNGNHHIQKPRLSQVSCTPTLPESAVVTPSAKGPRLEGQRNLQDSTFSISEDVDETRRACIRVNNPPGGRSAGGFWSCRDENYP
- the LOC122852928 gene encoding dihydropyrimidinase isoform X2; the encoded protein is MSTPVKKVPIHLQSAQNRLLIKNGKVVNEDGMIDSDVYIEDGIIKQLGRNLIIPGGTRTIDARGKYVMPGGIDPHTHFELELMGAKSVDDFYQGTKAAVAGGTTMIMDFVIPYKDETLLEAYDRYRTTADEKVCCDYGLHVAITSWNPKVKEEMAILVQEHGINSFKMFMAYKDLFMLKDSELIEAFTVCKNLGAVAMVHAENGDIIAMNTKKLLDAGVTGPEGHELSRPEEVEAEATNRACVIANQVCCPLYVVHVMSRSAAEVIESARKRGVCVWGETLAAALGTDGTKCNHSCWRHAAGHVLSPPLRPDENTPRELMNKLATDGLQCTGSDNCTFNADQKALGKDDFSKIPNGVNGVEDRMSVVWEKGVHSGIMDPTRFVAVTSTNAAKIFNLYPRKGVIALGSDADIVIFDPNRKKVISAETHVQAVDFNIFEGMEVSGTPEYVIVNGRVCLDDSDVKAVHGYGRFVETPIFPPYVYDKIEQREKRPRGVARTLEDEKRYADEDLAIAKAREAAKLAASAARVLQINQTNGNHHIQKPRLSQVSCTPTLPESAVVTPSAKGPRLEGQRNLQDSTFSISEDVDETRRACIRVNNPPGGRSAGGFWSCRDENYP
- the LOC122852928 gene encoding dihydropyrimidinase isoform X3; translated protein: MSTPVKKVPIHLQSAQNRLLIKNGKVVNEDGMIDSDVYIEDGIIKQLGRNLIIPGGTRTIDARGKYVMPGGIDPHTHFELELMGAKSVDDFYQGTKAAVAGGTTMIMDFVIPYKDETLLEAYDRYRTTADEKVCCDYGLHVAITSWNPKVKEEMAILVQEHGINSFKMFMAYKDLFMLKDSELIEAFTVCKNLGAVAMVHAENGDIIAMNTKKLLDAGVTGPEGHELSRPEEVEAEATNRACVIANQVNCPLFIGPVMSKSAADVISARHDNGGVVFGQPIAASIGIDGSELYGKDINKACRFVTNPPLRPDSTTPAYLIEKLNEDGLQCTGSDNCTFNADQKALGKDDFSKIPNGVNGVEDRMSVVWEKGVHSGIMDPTRFVAVTSTNAAKIFNLYPRKGVIALGSDADIVIFDPNRKKVISAETHVQAVDFNIFEGMEVSGTPEYVIVNGRVCLDDSDVKAVHGYGRFVETPIFPPYVYDKIEQREKRPRGVARTLEDEKRYADEDLAIAKAREAAKLAASAARVLQINQTNGNHHIQKPRLSQVSCTPTLPESAVVTPSAKGPRLEGQRNLQDSTFSISEDVDETRRACIRVNNPPGGRSAGGFW